The Patescibacteria group bacterium genome window below encodes:
- the rpsP gene encoding 30S ribosomal protein S16, producing MLTIRLSRVGKKSYPTYRLTIAEKSRDPYGKALEILGSYNPHTKELVAKDERIRYWISKGAGTSPTVNNLLISKNVIEGKKVKASKSGKKKAGEAETK from the coding sequence ATGTTAACTATTCGTTTATCTCGCGTCGGCAAAAAGAGTTATCCAACTTATCGTTTAACGATTGCTGAAAAAAGTCGCGATCCATATGGTAAGGCTTTGGAGATTCTTGGTTCATATAATCCTCATACTAAAGAATTAGTAGCTAAGGATGAAAGGATCAGGTACTGGATTTCCAAGGGTGCTGGTACTTCTCCCACGGTTAATAACCTTTTAATCTCCAAGAATGTTATTGAAGGTAAAAAAGTTAAAGCCTCTAAGTCCGGCAAGAAAAAAGCCGGCGAAGCCGAAACCAAATAA
- a CDS encoding 3-oxoacyl-[acyl-carrier-protein] synthase III C-terminal domain-containing protein, with protein sequence MFVNTNNCPSLRVRLVNFSHTQKEDSEKFEIFSQERFIEEKLSPEGRESLFGHPPPFTNEEITAKAEKCRKQTGVVDRLFFNGEIEEMAGIAATKAIEKARIKYGEIDMIIGASNTGPGYPSLADRVKNYLYKHNGSTIKSSAVCFDVQEACTVGSIGIFIGWSMIRSGSAKTVLVVLAEKATELAKTDNWKASNLFSDAAAAVVLSSSLHEQFSFFDMNSYPEEGNLDSIYKHKEELFQQDGPKVHRFVGGQVIEDLDRAVKTADINPKNINHLFTHQPSGKTVSLLQEKIKSTWKAYKGTFHQDFAGGNTSSVSTLALISKKIESGQIKDQDLIIVCTFGAGLSVGCYGFYYSMY encoded by the coding sequence ATGTTCGTTAACACAAATAATTGCCCAAGTTTACGCGTAAGGTTAGTAAATTTCTCTCATACACAAAAAGAAGATAGTGAAAAATTTGAAATTTTTTCACAAGAAAGGTTTATTGAGGAAAAACTATCCCCAGAGGGTAGAGAAAGCTTGTTTGGACATCCTCCACCTTTTACAAATGAGGAAATTACTGCTAAGGCAGAAAAATGCCGAAAGCAAACAGGAGTCGTGGATAGATTATTTTTCAACGGCGAGATAGAAGAAATGGCCGGGATTGCGGCCACTAAAGCAATTGAAAAAGCAAGGATAAAATATGGGGAGATTGATATGATTATAGGAGCATCAAATACCGGCCCAGGTTACCCGTCACTAGCTGATCGGGTAAAAAATTATCTTTATAAACACAACGGCTCTACCATTAAATCATCTGCTGTGTGTTTTGATGTTCAAGAAGCTTGTACTGTCGGCAGCATAGGGATTTTTATTGGCTGGAGCATGATCAGATCAGGCAGCGCTAAAACAGTCTTAGTAGTTTTAGCAGAAAAGGCTACTGAGTTGGCTAAAACAGATAACTGGAAAGCCAGTAATCTGTTCAGTGACGCAGCAGCAGCCGTAGTTCTAAGCTCGTCTTTACATGAGCAGTTTTCCTTCTTTGACATGAACTCATATCCAGAGGAAGGAAATCTTGACTCAATATACAAACATAAAGAAGAGCTCTTCCAACAAGATGGGCCAAAAGTTCATAGATTTGTTGGAGGACAAGTTATTGAGGATCTTGATCGAGCAGTCAAAACAGCCGATATTAACCCAAAAAACATAAACCACTTGTTTACTCATCAACCAAGTGGAAAAACAGTTTCACTTCTTCAGGAGAAAATAAAAAGCACCTGGAAGGCTTACAAAGGAACATTTCATCAAGACTTTGCAGGTGGCAACACCAGCAGCGTCTCAACCTTGGCTCTAATTTCTAAAAAAATAGAGTCAGGACAAATAAAAGACCAAGACTTAATAATTGTCTGCACCTTTGGTGCAGGACTAAGTGTAGGATGCTATGGATTCTACTACTCCATGTATTAA
- a CDS encoding NYN domain-containing protein, with product MKLDKLKEEFIREDVGINEEYGKIFTYIDFGNVNYWFEKDKQNSRNQSLKENEKLIIDFRLLKLFINTFSNHVRFYYGHDSKRLNSLAFIKSVRATFGKSRVFTKPIQWVRHHLNDSEIITNTRETKTDKDGIYINLPKCNFDVEIAVDSIRQMDQYDSLCLFSGDADFASLMRYLKSKDKKIILVKGGNITHELKSLSNLIINAQNIKKYITNIKQKPGNKPGLADRNPVSTGR from the coding sequence ATGAAATTGGATAAATTAAAAGAAGAGTTCATAAGAGAAGATGTTGGTATAAATGAAGAATATGGAAAAATCTTTACTTATATAGACTTTGGTAACGTAAATTATTGGTTTGAAAAAGATAAACAAAATTCACGTAACCAAAGTTTAAAAGAAAATGAAAAGTTAATAATAGATTTTAGATTATTAAAATTATTTATAAATACTTTTTCAAATCATGTAAGATTTTACTATGGACATGACTCAAAGAGATTAAATTCTTTAGCTTTTATAAAATCAGTCAGAGCCACTTTTGGTAAATCAAGGGTATTTACAAAGCCTATTCAGTGGGTTAGGCATCATTTAAACGATTCGGAAATAATTACCAACACAAGAGAGACAAAAACAGATAAAGATGGCATATATATTAACTTGCCAAAATGCAACTTTGACGTAGAAATAGCGGTAGACTCAATAAGACAGATGGATCAATATGACTCTTTATGTCTTTTTTCGGGTGACGCAGACTTTGCTTCTCTTATGAGATATCTAAAAAGTAAAGATAAGAAAATCATTTTAGTAAAAGGAGGTAATATTACCCATGAGCTAAAATCTCTTTCTAATCTTATTATTAATGCACAAAATATTAAAAAATACATAACTAACATAAAGCAAAAACCTGGCAATAAGCCAGGTCTTGCGGATCGCAATCCCGTATCCACGGGCAGGTAA
- a CDS encoding AAA family ATPase → MFLEKLEIHGFKSFAGKYSLVFPGVVNGSAQGMTAIVGPNGSGKSNIADAVRWALGEQSMKSLRGKKSEDIIFSGSGKKARLSLAEVTMHFNNEDGRAPIDYRQFTITRRLYRDGESEYLLNGQRVRLMDIELLLAKANVGQKTYSVVGQGTVEGFLSTSLADRKEFFDEATGVKQFQIKRDDSLNKLRLSLEHLGQAEMLVAEVEPRLQQLTRQVGRLRKRGQLEVELKDLQLAYYRSVWHELNDHFTEGNKKLLELDKAKQVKDKKLAAVTAELVSAQRQAGAGRTFDKLQQELSSCQAEKERLGSELATVNARLELSLEKAGKFDLAFFRRRQTELTREEARLGEEVEVLSRQFSSEEKEVLNLEKERQSLSSAIAEAHNKLGEDDVSGGNDYFVNLKNRLKKTLEILYLAENANDTEGIKSALRDLRQELTELHDLADRGGSSVVQRSRAGLMALTDSKEEILEKLRLANRSLAVSGERLRLLKESRQSVVKELTSVSSRLKEDSGLEPASLEVKKELERAMAESDKVLAEIRTKLNAYTAEQENERQQLFTLQNSQQALQGEVNELSSELNEARVDSARYETKLEDLEVEIRQQLGGLKEVRETRLKEDVDRQAARDKIASLKRQLELIGGLDPEIENEYLTTKERYDFLTGQINDLMETGQSLEKVVEELDMVIKERFDKAFAIIAKKFQEYFKILFDGGQAGIVKVMVDDPSLEENNEEMKKEGEVTHLDETLAAVAESEVSTLSAKKLKRIKFLQKHNATGLAGIEITACPPGKKIMSISMLSGGERALTAIALIAAIISANPSPFVVLDEVDAALDEANSERLAKVLDDLSHKTQFIVITHNRASMVRASVLYGVSMQDDGVSKLLSITLEEAKFRNA, encoded by the coding sequence ATGTTTTTGGAAAAATTGGAAATTCATGGTTTTAAATCTTTTGCCGGGAAATATAGTTTAGTTTTCCCGGGAGTTGTTAATGGTAGTGCCCAGGGCATGACGGCTATTGTTGGCCCTAATGGTTCCGGGAAATCAAACATTGCCGATGCTGTGCGTTGGGCCTTGGGCGAACAGAGTATGAAGTCTTTACGAGGTAAGAAATCCGAAGATATTATCTTTTCCGGTTCTGGCAAAAAGGCTCGTTTAAGTTTGGCTGAGGTGACCATGCATTTTAATAACGAAGACGGTCGTGCACCCATAGACTACCGACAATTTACCATTACTCGCCGGCTTTATCGGGATGGAGAAAGTGAATATCTTCTAAACGGACAACGGGTTCGTTTAATGGATATTGAGCTTCTTTTAGCTAAAGCCAATGTCGGACAAAAAACTTACAGTGTAGTCGGACAAGGTACGGTGGAGGGTTTTTTAAGCACCTCTTTAGCAGATAGAAAAGAGTTCTTTGATGAAGCAACCGGTGTTAAGCAGTTTCAGATTAAAAGAGATGATTCTTTAAATAAGTTGCGTTTAAGCCTTGAGCATCTTGGGCAGGCTGAGATGTTAGTGGCTGAAGTTGAACCAAGATTACAACAGCTAACCAGACAAGTGGGACGTTTACGTAAACGGGGTCAGCTGGAGGTTGAACTTAAAGATCTGCAATTGGCTTATTACCGTTCGGTTTGGCATGAACTTAACGATCATTTTACCGAAGGTAATAAAAAACTTTTAGAGCTGGATAAAGCCAAGCAAGTTAAGGATAAAAAACTGGCTGCTGTTACTGCTGAGTTGGTTAGTGCCCAAAGACAGGCCGGGGCTGGTCGTACTTTTGATAAACTTCAACAGGAATTAAGTTCTTGTCAGGCAGAAAAAGAACGTCTTGGCTCGGAGTTGGCTACGGTTAACGCTCGTTTGGAATTATCTTTGGAAAAAGCTGGTAAATTTGACTTGGCCTTTTTCCGTCGCCGCCAAACCGAGTTAACCAGAGAAGAAGCGAGATTAGGCGAAGAAGTTGAAGTTCTATCCAGACAGTTTAGCTCTGAAGAAAAAGAAGTTTTAAATTTGGAAAAAGAACGCCAAAGCTTATCTTCGGCTATTGCGGAAGCTCATAATAAACTAGGAGAGGATGATGTTTCTGGAGGCAATGATTATTTTGTTAATTTAAAAAATCGTCTTAAAAAGACTTTGGAGATATTATACTTAGCTGAGAATGCAAATGATACCGAAGGTATTAAATCCGCTTTGCGAGACTTGCGCCAAGAGTTAACCGAACTTCATGATTTAGCTGATAGAGGTGGTTCTTCGGTTGTTCAGCGTTCTCGAGCCGGTTTAATGGCTTTAACCGATTCCAAAGAAGAAATACTTGAAAAATTACGTTTAGCTAATCGTTCTTTAGCTGTTAGTGGAGAAAGGTTAAGGCTTTTAAAAGAAAGTCGGCAATCTGTAGTTAAAGAGTTGACCTCGGTTTCATCTCGTTTAAAAGAAGACTCAGGACTTGAGCCAGCTTCCTTGGAGGTTAAAAAAGAGCTTGAAAGAGCCATGGCTGAGTCAGATAAGGTTTTAGCCGAGATAAGGACTAAATTAAACGCTTATACAGCTGAACAAGAGAATGAAAGACAACAGCTTTTTACTCTCCAAAACAGTCAGCAAGCCTTGCAAGGTGAGGTTAATGAATTATCTTCTGAATTAAATGAAGCTCGAGTAGACTCAGCTCGTTATGAAACCAAGCTTGAGGATTTGGAGGTTGAGATTAGACAGCAGTTGGGTGGCCTTAAAGAAGTTCGTGAAACAAGACTAAAAGAAGATGTAGACAGGCAAGCCGCTCGTGATAAGATAGCCTCACTTAAGCGACAACTTGAACTGATCGGGGGGCTTGATCCAGAAATTGAGAATGAATACTTAACCACTAAAGAACGTTACGACTTTTTAACCGGACAGATTAATGATTTAATGGAAACTGGCCAATCTTTGGAAAAAGTTGTTGAGGAGCTTGATATGGTAATTAAAGAGCGTTTTGATAAAGCCTTTGCTATTATTGCCAAGAAGTTTCAGGAATACTTTAAAATACTTTTTGATGGTGGGCAGGCTGGTATAGTTAAGGTTATGGTGGACGACCCGTCTTTGGAAGAAAATAATGAAGAAATGAAAAAGGAAGGTGAGGTAACTCATTTGGATGAGACTTTAGCCGCAGTAGCCGAAAGTGAAGTTTCCACTTTATCTGCTAAGAAACTTAAGAGGATTAAGTTCTTACAAAAACATAATGCCACCGGTTTGGCTGGTATTGAAATTACCGCTTGTCCGCCCGGTAAAAAGATTATGTCTATTAGTATGTTATCTGGTGGTGAAAGAGCCTTAACGGCCATTGCTTTAATCGCGGCGATTATTAGTGCCAATCCTTCGCCTTTTGTAGTGTTGGATGAAGTTGACGCTGCTTTGGATGAAGCGAACTCAGAAAGACTGGCCAAGGTCTTGGATGATCTTTCACATAAGACGCAATTTATTGTTATTACTCACAACCGAGCTTCCATGGTACGGGCTTCGGTTTTATATGGAGTTTCCATGCAGGATGATGGAGTCTCTAAATTGCTTAGTATTACCTTAGAAGAAGCCAAATTTAGGAACGCTTAG
- a CDS encoding bifunctional 5,10-methylenetetrahydrofolate dehydrogenase/5,10-methenyltetrahydrofolate cyclohydrolase yields the protein MKIIDGRALAKVIKDKIVLDIKSLNGPRPGLAIILVGERADSALYVGLKEKQAKEVGIDTHVYRCDEDITEEQMLEMIDFLNKDKEVDAILVQLPLPKNLNTNKIVNTIAPEKDVDGFTEKNLAKLMDPKQISSAIMPPVYGVIFAMLSSLELDLRNKKIVIIGNSEIFEGNLAEILKRQGAETVLADKKDPNLKTTTLNADIIITAIGQAGYLTGEMLKPHSVIIDIGISTMADGSITGDVKFSDTEKIEGYITPVPGGVGPMTIAMAFWNTLEIFKKYRLK from the coding sequence ATGAAAATCATAGACGGCCGAGCTTTGGCTAAAGTTATAAAAGATAAAATTGTCCTGGACATAAAATCACTTAACGGACCACGCCCCGGTCTGGCTATTATTCTAGTTGGAGAAAGAGCCGATTCCGCTCTTTATGTCGGCTTAAAAGAAAAACAAGCCAAAGAAGTAGGTATTGATACCCATGTCTACCGCTGTGATGAGGATATTACCGAAGAACAAATGCTTGAGATGATAGATTTCTTAAATAAAGATAAAGAAGTAGATGCTATTTTAGTTCAGCTTCCTTTACCTAAAAACCTTAACACCAACAAAATCGTTAACACTATAGCGCCAGAAAAAGACGTGGACGGCTTTACCGAAAAAAACTTAGCCAAACTAATGGATCCAAAACAAATCTCATCGGCTATTATGCCCCCCGTTTATGGTGTAATTTTTGCCATGCTAAGTAGTCTTGAATTAGACCTAAGAAACAAAAAAATCGTCATCATCGGTAATTCAGAAATCTTTGAAGGTAACTTAGCAGAGATACTCAAAAGACAAGGCGCTGAAACTGTTTTAGCAGATAAAAAAGATCCTAACCTTAAAACAACCACCCTAAATGCAGACATTATAATTACCGCCATCGGCCAAGCCGGTTATTTAACCGGGGAAATGCTTAAACCCCACAGTGTAATTATTGATATCGGAATCAGTACCATGGCAGACGGTTCAATTACCGGCGATGTTAAATTCTCAGACACTGAAAAAATAGAAGGCTATATTACTCCCGTCCCGGGAGGTGTTGGTCCCATGACCATTGCCATGGCTTTTTGGAATACTCTAGAAATTTTTAAAAAATACAGACTAAAATAA
- a CDS encoding RecQ family ATP-dependent DNA helicase: protein MNKTISPSDPLALLQKYYGFANFRPGQLSAVQRVIAGENTVVIMPTGGGKSLCYQIPALALPGVTLVISPLIALMKDQVDALVARNIPATYINSALSEEESKKRLAKMSEGHYKLVYIAPERFYNQDFITNLKKTKISLFAVDEAHCISQWGHDFRPSYTRLKKAVELIGSPTIIALTATATPEVREDIITQLGLVNPHCIINGFARPNLQFGVSQANETQKPFVIVDIVTRLSDQCGVIYAGTRAKADQLLEMLLSNGVEAVGYHAGLQPEERRWIQENFMSGKARVIVATNAFGMGIDKPDIRFVIHYDLPGTIEAYYQEAGRAGRDGQPSVCLLLYHPRDRYLREFFIRGDNPDPALISAVYEYLLEYKENRILLTYGEIKKALSEDSPETAIGTCLRILEQEGYIRREREKVGQAGLKLLTSVEEARDSLGGRAKKQLEIFDKLFARFEEKLKNGWAINLEEAASLLEVKKDSLTKLLKKLSAEEVIEYLPPFRGTELELLKRVEPEELNIDTTRLKNKAAKAYGKLDYMENYVYTEGCRQKYLLEYFGDYEMNRCERCDTCLKSEVFKNQAGENIEVETNKDKSNKLATKLTQLETLELVNKGLDIKQMAKARGLKEKEIINHLVFLSDKGLKPKLEHIIKPKEEKAIQTFLQREPQANIKEITEQFRGEISEETIELIIKLKKQ from the coding sequence ATGAATAAAACTATATCTCCCTCCGACCCTCTGGCACTTCTCCAAAAATACTACGGCTTTGCTAATTTTCGTCCAGGCCAATTATCGGCAGTACAAAGAGTTATAGCCGGAGAAAACACAGTAGTTATTATGCCAACCGGTGGTGGTAAGTCTTTATGCTACCAAATACCAGCCTTGGCTTTACCGGGTGTAACCTTGGTTATTTCCCCCCTAATCGCCTTAATGAAAGACCAAGTAGACGCTCTAGTTGCCCGCAACATACCAGCCACTTACATTAACAGCGCCTTAAGTGAAGAAGAATCTAAAAAACGTCTTGCTAAAATGTCCGAAGGGCATTACAAGCTAGTCTATATTGCTCCGGAAAGATTTTATAACCAAGACTTTATCACTAATCTAAAAAAAACTAAAATAAGTCTCTTTGCCGTAGATGAAGCTCATTGTATTAGCCAATGGGGTCATGATTTTAGACCAAGTTACACTAGATTAAAAAAAGCCGTTGAACTTATAGGATCCCCGACCATTATCGCCCTAACAGCGACTGCCACCCCAGAGGTACGAGAAGATATTATTACCCAACTAGGGCTAGTTAATCCCCACTGTATAATTAACGGTTTTGCCCGACCTAATTTACAATTCGGTGTGAGTCAAGCTAATGAGACACAAAAGCCTTTTGTAATTGTTGATATTGTCACTAGACTATCTGATCAATGCGGAGTAATTTATGCCGGTACCAGGGCCAAGGCCGATCAACTTCTGGAAATGCTTTTATCCAATGGAGTAGAGGCGGTAGGTTACCACGCCGGACTACAACCTGAAGAACGCCGCTGGATACAAGAAAACTTTATGAGCGGTAAAGCCAGAGTAATTGTTGCCACCAACGCTTTTGGTATGGGCATAGACAAACCGGATATTCGTTTTGTTATACACTACGACCTACCTGGTACGATTGAAGCCTATTACCAAGAAGCGGGTAGAGCTGGTAGAGATGGGCAACCCAGTGTTTGTCTTTTACTTTATCATCCAAGAGATCGTTATTTGCGAGAATTCTTTATCCGAGGAGATAACCCTGATCCGGCACTAATTTCTGCCGTCTATGAGTATCTGCTTGAGTATAAAGAAAATCGTATTCTCTTAACCTATGGCGAAATTAAAAAAGCCTTAAGTGAAGATTCTCCAGAAACCGCTATTGGTACTTGCTTAAGAATTCTTGAACAAGAAGGTTATATTAGAAGAGAAAGAGAAAAAGTCGGGCAAGCCGGTTTAAAACTTTTAACTTCAGTGGAAGAAGCCAGAGATTCGCTAGGCGGTAGGGCTAAAAAACAACTTGAAATTTTTGATAAACTCTTTGCTCGCTTTGAAGAAAAACTTAAAAACGGTTGGGCTATTAACCTTGAAGAAGCGGCTAGTTTATTGGAAGTTAAAAAAGATTCTCTAACCAAACTTTTAAAAAAACTCTCGGCTGAAGAAGTGATTGAATACCTACCTCCTTTTAGAGGTACGGAGCTAGAACTTCTTAAAAGAGTTGAACCAGAAGAACTAAACATAGACACAACTAGACTTAAAAATAAAGCAGCTAAGGCCTATGGCAAGCTTGACTATATGGAGAATTACGTCTACACCGAAGGTTGTCGGCAAAAATATCTTTTAGAATACTTTGGAGACTACGAAATGAATCGTTGCGAAAGATGCGATACTTGCCTAAAATCCGAAGTCTTTAAAAACCAAGCAGGAGAAAATATTGAAGTGGAGACTAATAAGGATAAGAGTAATAAACTAGCCACCAAACTTACCCAACTGGAAACTCTAGAGCTGGTTAACAAGGGTCTAGATATTAAACAAATGGCCAAAGCCCGAGGGCTTAAAGAAAAAGAAATAATTAATCATCTGGTCTTCTTATCGGACAAAGGTCTTAAACCCAAACTTGAACATATTATTAAACCCAAAGAAGAAAAAGCCATACAAACTTTCCTACAAAGAGAGCCTCAAGCTAATATTAAAGAAATAACCGAACAATTTAGGGGAGAAATATCTGAAGAAACCATAGAGCTAATTATCAAACTAAAAAAACAATAA
- a CDS encoding LAGLIDADG family homing endonuclease: MELETNYIVGLVDGEGSFTVYVKDPDSVKQVKRRTKVEPRFFIKLIEKDKEILFQLKKYFGCGNVYFQKDNRLNHRNCYRYEVSNRQDLFNIIIPFFESNVLKLRSKRGDFEIFCRIMKMIQNKDHLTDSGWYKIYRLKQKMH; the protein is encoded by the coding sequence ATGGAATTAGAGACAAATTACATTGTCGGTTTGGTTGACGGAGAAGGAAGTTTTACGGTTTACGTAAAAGATCCGGATTCCGTTAAGCAAGTTAAGAGGCGAACAAAAGTTGAGCCGAGATTTTTTATTAAGCTAATTGAGAAAGATAAAGAAATTCTTTTTCAGCTTAAAAAATATTTTGGTTGCGGTAATGTTTATTTTCAAAAAGACAACCGCTTAAATCATCGTAATTGTTATCGCTATGAAGTATCGAATAGACAAGATTTGTTTAATATTATAATTCCTTTTTTCGAAAGTAACGTTTTGAAGTTACGCTCAAAACGTGGTGACTTCGAAATTTTTTGCAGAATTATGAAGATGATACAGAATAAAGATCATCTAACAGATTCTGGCTGGTATAAAATATACCGGCTTAAGCAAAAAATGCATTAG
- a CDS encoding ABC transporter substrate-binding protein, producing the protein MLKVKIGGVPEHFNYPWHLATESKAFSQQGIDLDWTDYGTGTGAMCGDLNNGKLDMAVILTEGAVNALAHKADFRIIKTYVQSPLLWGIHVPKDSKINSINDINGQTYAISRYGSGSHLMAIVDAQIRGWETANIEFKVVNNLLGAVESFKKKESSVFFWEKYTTKPYVDSGDFKLLGIRPTPWPSFVLVANNKFLEKHKNTVLKISSTVSEFCRIAKEEGDHSIKEISKRYGLLPKDVKSWFKDIEWSYTNEVSKKDLQYIAKILYQLKLTESIPKSTSMVSGLTKLK; encoded by the coding sequence ATGCTTAAAGTAAAAATAGGTGGAGTCCCTGAACACTTTAATTATCCTTGGCACCTTGCTACTGAATCTAAAGCGTTCAGCCAGCAAGGTATTGACCTTGATTGGACTGATTATGGCACCGGTACCGGTGCCATGTGCGGTGATCTTAACAATGGAAAGCTTGATATGGCTGTAATCTTAACCGAAGGAGCGGTTAACGCCCTAGCCCATAAAGCAGACTTCAGAATCATTAAAACTTACGTTCAATCACCATTACTGTGGGGAATTCATGTTCCAAAAGATTCTAAGATAAACTCAATTAACGATATTAATGGGCAAACCTACGCTATCAGCAGATACGGTTCTGGATCACATTTAATGGCTATAGTGGATGCTCAAATAAGAGGCTGGGAGACTGCTAATATTGAATTTAAGGTTGTAAATAATCTCTTAGGAGCTGTTGAATCTTTTAAGAAAAAAGAATCTTCTGTCTTCTTTTGGGAAAAATATACCACCAAACCATATGTTGATTCAGGGGATTTTAAGCTACTGGGAATAAGACCAACACCATGGCCATCTTTTGTTTTAGTGGCTAATAATAAATTCCTTGAGAAGCATAAAAATACGGTCTTAAAAATTTCTTCAACTGTATCAGAATTCTGCCGTATAGCAAAAGAAGAAGGCGATCACAGTATAAAAGAAATATCAAAAAGATACGGCTTATTACCAAAAGATGTTAAAAGTTGGTTTAAGGATATTGAATGGAGCTACACAAACGAAGTCTCCAAAAAAGACTTGCAATACATAGCTAAAATCCTATACCAACTAAAACTAACCGAAAGCATACCGAAATCAACTTCAATGGTAAGTGGGCTTACAAAACTAAAATAA
- a CDS encoding helix-turn-helix domain-containing protein: protein MDKNLINSLVYCGFTKNESAIYIYLLKKIEATVFDISKETSIPRATVYLTLDKLKKQKIVSLFRKNNVQYYTPENPLRLKAIIEEKDKAIKNILPELNAIIDTDSERPDVRLYTGVDGVKIVLEDILDTMVRKRQNMLLAASRTEIIDRFPKYFPDWIDRREKLKIKSRLILPESERKKHIFEQNEWREVRYLPDTFGFKAMIEIYANKIAVFNLKEGEIYSIVIESESIVQTFIQFFMFSWENSQP, encoded by the coding sequence ATGGATAAAAACTTAATCAATTCGCTTGTTTATTGTGGGTTCACTAAGAATGAATCAGCTATTTATATTTATTTGTTGAAGAAAATTGAAGCTACGGTTTTTGATATTTCCAAGGAAACAAGTATTCCTAGGGCTACGGTTTATTTAACTCTTGATAAATTGAAAAAACAAAAAATTGTTTCTTTGTTTAGGAAAAATAATGTTCAATATTATACTCCTGAGAATCCCCTGAGATTAAAAGCTATAATTGAAGAGAAAGACAAAGCTATTAAAAATATTTTACCTGAGTTAAACGCGATTATTGATACTGATTCGGAAAGACCCGATGTGAGGCTTTATACAGGTGTTGATGGTGTTAAAATAGTCTTGGAAGACATTCTAGACACTATGGTAAGAAAAAGGCAAAATATGCTCTTGGCCGCTTCTCGAACAGAAATTATTGATAGATTTCCTAAATATTTTCCTGACTGGATTGATCGCAGAGAAAAATTAAAGATAAAAAGCAGATTGATTCTACCAGAGTCTGAAAGAAAAAAGCATATTTTTGAACAAAATGAATGGAGAGAGGTGAGATATTTACCAGATACTTTTGGTTTTAAAGCAATGATTGAGATTTATGCAAATAAAATAGCTGTTTTTAATTTAAAAGAGGGAGAGATTTACTCAATAGTGATTGAATCAGAATCAATTGTACAAACTTTTATTCAATTTTTTATGTTCTCATGGGAAAATTCTCAACCTTAG